From the genome of Gymnogyps californianus isolate 813 chromosome 17, ASM1813914v2, whole genome shotgun sequence, one region includes:
- the LOC127023289 gene encoding beta-1,3-galactosyl-O-glycosyl-glycoprotein beta-1,6-N-acetylglucosaminyltransferase 7-like, with product MNPLDATKSGFLVCIAVCMFIYTFIYLKDRLSEEPNEQKFNANIAECGFYPDELCSALFVGKTAAFKIGNFCQNTYQPKTLSCIQTSCNCSMVLKTLHFITRPLSDEEGNFSLAYIITIHKELEMFVKLLRAIYMPQNIYCIHVDEKSPKDYKAAVQNIVNCFENIFISSKRENVVYAGFSRLQADINCMRDLVNSKIHWNYVINLCGQDYPIKTNKDIIQYIKSKWNGKNMTPGIVQPLHMKHRTQVSYREYVHSGMSYVYPTKNIKAKPPYNLTIYFGSAYYILTKEFVKFTLTDARAKDLLEWSRDTYSPDEHYWVTLNRLNDAPGATPNADWEGNIRAIKWKDQEGTTHKGCKGHYIRDICVYGLGDLQWIIESPHLFANKFEPATYPLVMDCLERRYRLKVLHQAEVPIEDHWRFQEENYFNMKLNV from the exons atgaacCCACTTGATGCAACAAAATCAGGATTTTTAGTGTGCATTGCTGTCTGTATGTTCATCTACACTTTTATTTACCTAAAGGATAGGCTTTCTGAAGAgccaaatgaacaaaaatttaatgcaaatataGCAGAGTGTGGTTTTTACCCGGATGAACTCTGTTCAGCTCTTTTTGTGGGGAAAACTGCTGCCTTTAAAATTGGAAACTTTTGTCAAAATACCTACCAACCTAAAACACTCAGCTGCATTCAGACTTCATGCAACTGCTCCATGGTTTTGAAGACTCTGCATTTTATCACAAGACCGCTGTCAGATGAAGAAGGAAATTTCTCATTGGCATACATTATCACTATTCACAAGGAGCTGGAAATGTTTGTAAAGCTGCTAAGAGCTATTTATATGCCTCAGAATATTTACTGCATACATGTTGATGAAAAGTCACCAAAAGATTATAAAGCTGCTGTACAAAACATCgttaattgctttgaaaatatttttatttcctcaaaaagagaaaatgttgtttATGCAGGATTTTCAAGATTACAAGCTGATATTAATTGCATGAGAGATCTAGTTAATTCCAAAATTCACTGGAATTATGTTATTAATCTATGTGGTCAAGATTATcccattaaaacaaacaaagacaTTATACAATACATCAAAAGTAAATGGAATGGTAAAAATATGACTCCCGGGATAGTCCAACCACTTCATATGAAACACAGGACACAGGTTAGTTACAGAGAATATGTACATTCTGGAATGTCATACGTGTATCCAACAAAGAATATAAAAGCTAAACCTCCATATAATTTGACAATATATTTTGGTAGTGCCTATTACATACTCACTAAAGAATTTGTAAAGTTTACATTGACTGATGCACGTGCAAAAGATTTGCTTGAATGGTCAAGAGACACGTACAGTCCGGATGAACACTACTGGGTCACACTGAATCGTTTAAATG atgctcCAGGGGCTACACCCAATGCAGACTGGGAAGGAAACATACGAGCCATTAAGTGGAAAGATCAAGAAGGAACCACACACAAAGGCTGCAAAG GTCATTACATCAGAGACATTTGTGTCTACGGACTAGGGGATTTGCAGTGGATTATTGAGTCACCTCATTTGTTTGCCAACAAATTTGAGCCTGCAACATATCCACTTGTTATGGACTGCCTAGAGAGACGCTACAGGCTTAAAGTACTGCACCAGGCAGAAGTCCCGATTGAAGATCACTGGCGTTTTCAGGAAGAGAACTACTTCAACATGAAGCTGAATGTTTGA